The proteins below come from a single Cannabis sativa cultivar Pink pepper isolate KNU-18-1 chromosome 3, ASM2916894v1, whole genome shotgun sequence genomic window:
- the LOC133035608 gene encoding uncharacterized protein LOC133035608, which produces MGWLPRLKIHVNQLPTTIAIVASYDTFGASLNCRFCNYNYYTYQELSSALEKMFSCFMIGSLSQIPKDESLKITLKVLKCEVLSVSPIKLWITTRTLNLQLWITKHVQL; this is translated from the exons ATG GGATGGTTGCCCAGATTGAAAATACATGTTAATCAACTTCCTACAACTATTGCAATAGTGGCATCATATGACACATTTGGGGCGTCTCTG AATTGTAGATTTtgcaattataattattatacttatCAAGAATTGTCTTCTGCTCTTGAAAAAATGTTCAGCTGTTTCATGATAG GGTCTCTATCTCAAATACCAAAAGATGAATCTCTAAAGATCACCTTGAAAGTTCTAAAATGTGAAGTTCTTAGCGTATCTCCTATTAAG CTATGGATTACAACAAGAACATTGAATTTGCAGCTATGGATTACTAAACATGTACAACTCTAG
- the LOC133035893 gene encoding B3 domain-containing protein At1g05920-like: MGNERRMIEALALVCSLHVEILSGNDRHHSLDDLLKEKLRNIDIMKELEEDTPKRRRTASTSGQYYSHSTSSEETKRSKDFMIFKSGIPKRRRTASTHSTSSSSSSSSEETKRSNDIMILESAIPKRRRTSDDHHDDVVLRVVPEETKVTRRNKSNNKRKRIRDDSDTSNTSKGGVIHGPNPPPPISISEELAQVIRGMTTGDQLNLKLVIQRKLFQTDTLSRQNRLQMPRNQISSDDFLNHDEKKKLDQNEGIQVRFIQPNLEEENGLVFRRWKYKNVNCAGYVFNKNWHKGVVQKNGLECGQLVQVWFFRDKDGNPCFAMVNLG, from the coding sequence ATGGGGAATGAGAGAAGGATGATCGAAGCTCTTGCTTTGGTGTGTTCCTTGCACGTTGAGATATTGTCTGGCAATGATCGTCATCATTCGCTTGACGATTTGCTTAAAGAAAAACTGAGAAATATTGATATAATGAAAGAATTAGAGGAAGACACCCCGAAACGACGCCGTACCGCTTCTACTTCCGGGCAGTACTACTCTCACTCAACATCATCTGAAGAAACAAAAAGGAGCAAGGACTTCATGATCTTCAAAAGCGGCATCCCGAAACGACGCCGTACTGCTTCTACTCACTCAACATCatcgtcatcatcatcatcatctgaaGAAACAAAAAGGAGCAACGACATCATGATCTTAGAAAGCGCCATCCCGAAACGACGCCGTACGAGTGATGATCATCATGATGATGTAGTACTACGAGTAGTGCCTGAAGAAACGAAGGTGACAAGAAGAAATAAGtcgaataataaaagaaagagGATCAGGGATGATAGTGATACGAGTAATACAAGTAAAGGAGGTGTAATTCATGGACCGAACCCTCCTCCGCCTATTTCTATTTCTGAGGAGCTGGCCCAAGTCATTCGCGGTATGACTACTGGTGATCAACTCAACCTCAAATTGGTTATTCAAAGAAAACTCTTCCAAACTGATACTCTCTCACGACAAAATCGTCTTCAAATGCCACGCAATCAGATCAGTTCCGATGACTTTCTCAACCACGACGAGAAGAAGAAATTGGACCAAAATGAGGGAATTCAAGTTAGGTTCATTCAACCCAACCTTGAAGAAGAAAATGGCTTAGTTTTCAGGAGGTGGAAATACAAGAACGTCAACTGTGCGGGTTACGTGTTCAACAAAAATTGGCACAAAGGTGTTGTTCAGAAAAATGGACTCGAGTGTGGGCAACTTGTTCAGGTCTGGTTTTTTAGGGACAAGGATGGAAACCCTTGTTTTGCCATGGTCAATCTCGGCTGA
- the LOC133035609 gene encoding NDR1/HIN1-like protein 10 gives MANYSKKRFALVTLNNTTPFYQGRKNTTILHNVVLEGQQTMSFKEKDDEQYKLEISSGVYSIDVKLALRLKIRFGKIKTGHLKPPTINCNNLKLPLLSSNGNENNGVLNFKSVKCKNVHIFLSRY, from the coding sequence ATGGCCAACTACAGCAAGAAGAGATTCGCCTTAGTGACTTTAAACAACACGACGCCGTTTTACCAAGGCCGAAAGAACACTACGATATTGCATAACGTGGTTCTTGAAGGACAGCAAACGATGTCGTttaaggaaaaagatgatgaacAGTATAAGTTGGAGATTAGTTCTGGGGTTTACTCTATTGATGTGAAGCTTGCTCTTAGGTTGAAAATCAGGTTTGGTAAAATCAAGACTGGGCATCTCAAGCCTCCCACTATTAACTGCAATAACCTTAAACTTCCTTTACTTTCTAGTAATGGAAATGAGAATAATGGTGTGCTCAATTTTAAGAGTGTCAAGTGTAAAAACGTACATATCTTCCTTAGTCGATATTGA
- the LOC133035611 gene encoding NDR1/HIN1-like protein 10, with protein sequence MGEWGSRVCSLFCFLVTLFVISSIIFFPQEPKFTITDASLTQFNLSATNFNSNNKLLIYKLSLNVTFRNPNNKAGFYFDRVRVIANYRKKRFALVTLNNTTPFYQGRKNTTVLHNVVLEGQQTMSFKEKDDEHYELETSSGVYSIDVKLALKLRVRYGKIKTKYFKPPTINCNNLKLSLSNHNDHRENGGLNFKPVKCKNIHIFTSGTTPVYP encoded by the coding sequence ATGGGCGAATGGGGCTCCCGCGTGTGTTCTCTCTTCTGCTTTCTGGTCACTCTGTTCGTGATCTCATCCATCATATTTTTTCCTCAAGAGCCCAAATTCACAATCACTGATGCTTCACTCACACAATTCAATCTCTCCGCCACCAACTTCAATTCCAACAACAAGCTCTTGATCTACAAACTTTCGTTAAATGTCACCTTCCGTAACCCAAATAACAAGGCTGGATTTTACTTTGACCGAGTTAGAGTCATCGCCAACTACAGGAAGAAGAGATTTGCCTTAGTGACTTTGAACAACACGACGCCGTTTTACCAAGGCCGAAAGAACACCACCGTGTTGCATAATGTGGTTCTTGAAGGACAACAAACGATGTCGTttaaggaaaaagatgatgaacATTATGAGTTGGAAACTAGTTCTGGGGTTTACTCTATTGATGTGAAGCTCGCTCTTAAGTTGAGAGTCAGGTACGGTAAGATCAAGACTAAGTATTTCAAGCCACCCACCATTAATTGCAACAATCTCAAACTTTCTCTTTCTAATCATAATGATCATCGTGAGAATGGTGGACTGAATTTTAAGCCTGTTAAgtgtaaaaatatacatatcttCACAAGTGGAACTACACCAGTTTATCCATGA